A single region of the Sphingobium sp. TKS genome encodes:
- a CDS encoding P-II family nitrogen regulator, with the protein MKLVMAIIKPFKLDDVREALSSLGIAGMTVSEVKGFGRQKGQTEIYRGAEYSTNMVPKIKIEVVCDDDLAPRVVEATQAAANSGAIGDGKIFVLDVEQAVRIRTGETGETAL; encoded by the coding sequence ATGAAACTTGTCATGGCTATCATCAAGCCGTTCAAGCTTGACGATGTCCGCGAGGCACTTTCCTCGCTTGGCATCGCCGGCATGACGGTGAGCGAAGTGAAGGGCTTCGGCCGCCAGAAGGGGCAGACCGAAATCTATCGCGGCGCCGAATATTCGACCAACATGGTTCCGAAGATCAAGATCGAGGTGGTCTGCGACGACGACCTTGCGCCGCGCGTCGTGGAAGCCACGCAGGCGGCCGCCAATTCGGGCGCCATCGGTGATGGCAAGATCTTCGTCCTCGATGTCGAGCAGGCGGTGCGCATCCGTACCGGCGAGACCGGCGAAACCGCACTGTAA
- a CDS encoding DUF924 family protein, translating into MNMLTDSHDAVTADWAAALLDFWFNQIGEQGWWSHDPAFDKICQARFRALWEEKRQLPAEEFLERADDALAAVLLFDQLPRNMFRGSPAAFATDPLARDVARGAIAHGYDIQIGGAGRLFFYMPFQHSEALDDQKLSISLFEGAGDARSLAFAQEHYATIERFGRFPHRNALLGRPTLPEEAEAAARGAGW; encoded by the coding sequence ATGAACATGTTGACCGACAGCCATGATGCAGTGACTGCCGACTGGGCGGCCGCTTTGCTGGATTTCTGGTTCAATCAGATAGGCGAGCAGGGTTGGTGGAGTCATGATCCGGCGTTCGATAAAATCTGCCAGGCAAGGTTTCGCGCCTTATGGGAAGAAAAGCGGCAATTGCCCGCCGAGGAATTTCTGGAGCGCGCCGATGACGCGCTGGCGGCGGTGCTGCTGTTCGACCAGTTGCCGCGCAATATGTTCCGGGGTTCGCCGGCCGCCTTCGCCACCGATCCGCTGGCGCGCGATGTGGCACGCGGGGCCATCGCCCATGGCTATGACATTCAGATCGGCGGAGCCGGGCGGTTGTTCTTCTACATGCCGTTCCAGCACAGCGAGGCGCTGGACGATCAGAAATTGTCGATCAGCCTGTTCGAGGGAGCGGGCGATGCCCGGTCCCTAGCGTTCGCGCAGGAACATTATGCCACGATCGAGCGCTTCGGCCGCTTTCCGCATCGCAACGCCCTGCTGGGACGTCCAACCTTGCCCGAAGAGGCCGAGGCGGCGGCACGGGGCGCAGGCTGGTAA